The Chlamydia trachomatis A/HAR-13 nucleotide sequence CCAATTTTAAAACACGTCTTTTAGAAATGAAGGCTAAGTTGTCTCATACTCTAGAAGGGAATGCTCAAGAGGTCAAAAAACCTAATGAGGCAACAGGCTATTCTCAGCACCAAGCAGATCAAGGCACAGATACGTTTGATCGAACTATCAGCCTGGAAGTTACTACTAAAGAGTATAAACTTCTTAGACAAATTGATCGTGCTTTAGAAAAAATTGAAGAAGCCTCTTACGGCATTTGTGATGTAAGTGGAGAAGAAATTCCGTTGGCAAGATTAATGGCAATCCCTTACGCTACGATGACTGTGAAATCACAAGAAAAATTCGAAAAAGGCCTTCTTTCTGGAAACTAGTTACAATGCCGACCCGTTCTCTCCCAACCTTCCTTACTCTCCTTCTCCTAGCCTCTATTGATTGGGTCTCAAAACTAGTTGTGTTACTCAAGAGCTGCCAGCTCTCCCCTCACTCCTCAGCTTTTCTTTATAGCTACGTGTGGGGACATTTTTCTTTTCTCATTATTCCCTCCTTCAATGAAGGAGCAGCCTTTGGACTCTTTACTCAATACAAAATCCCTCTTCTTATTTTCCGCGTTTGCGTAATCCTAGGCCTAGCCTTATTCTTGAGAATTAAATATAAGTCTTTACACAGAAGAACACGAGTTGCTTTAACCTTGATCCTCGCTGGAGCTCTAGGGAATGTGGGTGATATCTTACTCTACGGTAAGGTTGTCGACTTCCTTTCTCTTAGCTATTACTCCTGGCGCTTTCCTTCCTTCAATTTAGCAGATGCGTTTATCTCTATAGGAACCCTCCTTCTTATTGGTCACCTATACTTCACTAAAGAAAGTAAAAAATACTTTTAACAAAAAATTCTTTCTTTCAAGGATCTCTCTACCAAACAAAAAGGAAAAAAGAGATAATATAGGGTAATTTTCAAGGAATTTTAGTTTTAATCATATATTTTATGAGCGCGTTTCTGTCTTTTTTGACCGCTTTCGATGACTTTATTTGGTCATACATAGCATTTGTTTTGATTCTCTTGCTCGGAGTTTTGTTCACATGCAAATCTAAATTTGCACAATTTACTCAACTTCCTGCGTTTTTCAAGCTATTCTACCATTTTTCAAAAGAAGCCTCGTCAAAAAAAGAAAACCAAAAGAAAGGTGTTCATCCGTTAAAAGTATTCTTTGCTTCCGCAGGAGGGAATATCGGCATCGGCAACGTTGTTGGGATAGTCACAGCTGCTAGTGTTGGTGGACCTGGAGCTCTCTTTTGGGTTTGGATAGCTGGAATCCTAGGGTCTATAGTTAAATACTCCGAAGTCTATCTAGGTATTAAATTCCGTCAGTCTGATGCCAATAATGTGTATCATGGCGGCCCTATGTTCTTCCTTGATAAAGCCTATAGAACCCGCATTGTTTCCGTTATCGTTGCTGTTCTCCTCTGTATTTATGGGGTAGAGATCTACCAATTTTCAATTATTGCCAATACACTGGCCTCTTGCTGGGATGTCCCTAAATTGATGGCCATTGCTTCTCTCCTCTTCCTAGTTATGTATGCTGTGCAAGGAGGCTTGCAGCGGATAGGAAAAATCTGTTCCCTAGTTTTACCCTTCTTCATGTTGGTCTACTGCGGAATGGCTTTTTATATTTTGATTCAAGAAATCCATACTCTCCCCGCGCTATTCTCTAG carries:
- the lspA gene encoding signal peptidase II; the encoded protein is MPTRSLPTFLTLLLLASIDWVSKLVVLLKSCQLSPHSSAFLYSYVWGHFSFLIIPSFNEGAAFGLFTQYKIPLLIFRVCVILGLALFLRIKYKSLHRRTRVALTLILAGALGNVGDILLYGKVVDFLSLSYYSWRFPSFNLADAFISIGTLLLIGHLYFTKESKKYF
- a CDS encoding TraR/DksA family transcriptional regulator, translated to MPLTDEEIANFKTRLLEMKAKLSHTLEGNAQEVKKPNEATGYSQHQADQGTDTFDRTISLEVTTKEYKLLRQIDRALEKIEEASYGICDVSGEEIPLARLMAIPYATMTVKSQEKFEKGLLSGN
- a CDS encoding AGCS family amino acid carrier protein, which codes for MSAFLSFLTAFDDFIWSYIAFVLILLLGVLFTCKSKFAQFTQLPAFFKLFYHFSKEASSKKENQKKGVHPLKVFFASAGGNIGIGNVVGIVTAASVGGPGALFWVWIAGILGSIVKYSEVYLGIKFRQSDANNVYHGGPMFFLDKAYRTRIVSVIVAVLLCIYGVEIYQFSIIANTLASCWDVPKLMAIASLLFLVMYAVQGGLQRIGKICSLVLPFFMLVYCGMAFYILIQEIHTLPALFSSIFRSAFTGHGAIGGFAGCTVASTIRQGLSRAAYSGDIGIGFDSIIQSETSATNPQTQAQLSIVGVIVDNLVCTLSLLIVLASGVWHRAGLEGSEIVEQALSFYFPYIRVFLPAFLFATGYTTIISYFLVGKKCANFICGNKGSKFYTVYGIIALPAFCFLPQDTALLVMSVSGALLLCLNLLGVFLMRKELIFPKKEAETLEVSESTLSS